One genomic region from Vicia villosa cultivar HV-30 ecotype Madison, WI unplaced genomic scaffold, Vvil1.0 ctg.001623F_1_1, whole genome shotgun sequence encodes:
- the LOC131636055 gene encoding uncharacterized protein LOC131636055, whose protein sequence is MCESIASSFWRSSNIGFSYSNSRGRSGGLITLWKNDSLTILNSFKGEGFLGIKIKWNDYLYYVVNVYSSCDFIKKKLLWEELLHLKKNFVDGEWIMGGDFNAIKNCGERRGRRAMCNRKEADLFSEFISKSELVDVPCKGKKFSWFSGDGKSKSRIDRFLLSSVVVNRWHVTGQLIGDRDVSDNCPIWIMVDHQNWGPKPFKFNNEWLSHDSFIPFVEIEWKNLKVEGRGDFILKEKLRLLKDKLKKWSREVFGRIDLEIEEGVREINLNDERLDPNSQVSFDNI, encoded by the coding sequence ATGTGTGAGAGCATTGCTAGTAGCTTTTGGAGATCCTCGAATATTGGCTTCTCTTACTCGAATTCGAGAGGTAGATCGGGTGGTTTGATTACCTTGTGGAAGAACGATTCTTTGACAATTTTGAATAGTTTTAAAGGTGAGGGATTTTTGGGTATAAAAATCAAATGGAACGACTATCTTTATTACGTGGTGAATGTTTATTCTTCGTGTGACTTTATCAAAAAGAAATTATTGTGGGAGGAGTTGTTACATTTGAAGAAGAATTTTGTGGATGGTGAGTGGATAATGGGAGGAGATTTCAACGCTATCAAGAATTGTGGTGAGCGACGGGGAAGGAGGGCAATGTGCAATAGGAAAGAAGCGGATTTATTCTCGGAATTTATTTCCAAGAGTGAATTGGTGGATGTGCCTTGTAAAGGAAAAAAATTCTCTTGGTTTAGCGGAGATGGGAAATCTAAAAGTAGAATAGATCGTTTCCTTTTATCAAGTGTGGTGGTGAATAGATGGCATGTGACCGGTCAATTGATTGGAGATAGGGATGTTTCGGATAATTGTCCTATTTGGATAATGGTGGACCATCaaaattggggtcctaaaccatTCAAATTCAACAATGAATGGTTATCTCATGATTCTTTCATTCCTTTTGTTGAAATAGAATGGAAAAATTTAAAGGTGGAAGGAAGAGGAGACTTTATTCTAAAGGAAAAGCTTAGGCTTTTAAAAGACAAACTTAAGAAGTGGAGTAGAGAGGTTTTCGGGAGGATAGACTTGGAAATTGAAGAAGGAGTTCGTGAAATAAATCTCAATGACGAAAGGTTAGATCCTAATTCTCAAGTTTCATTTGATAATATCTAG